CTCACCAAATTTTTTAACTTGCCATTATACCCTAACGGTGCCTCACTACTCTACCTCTCATGAAACAGTTTCTCCTGATTATCATTGCGTTTCTGGCAATACGACCACCCGTTATTGCCCAATCGACCCTCCCCCTGGCATCGTCTGGAAAAGCGGTTTATGGCAACAATTCAAAAGCTGGCCACTACGCCAGCATCCGGGGTTTTAGGATGTATTACGAAATCTACGGTACCGGAAAGCCACTGCTGCTCATCCATGGGAATGGGGGCTCGATCGAAAACTTCAGGAATCAGATCCCTTACTTCGCCAAAAACTACAAAGTAATCGCCGTCGATAGCCGGGCGCAGGGCAAATCCGTTGATCCCAGCGATTCCCTAACCTACGAAATGATGGCCGACGACTTTAATGCGTTGCTGAATGGGCTTCACCTGGATTCGTGCTATGTTATTGGCTGGAGCGACGGGGGAATCGACGGCCTTCTACTGGCTATACGGCATCCAGAGAAAGTAAAGAAACTAGCGATTACAGGCGCTAACCTTTGGCCCGATAGTACAGCGATCGAACCCGGCCTTTTTCAGTGGATTGTCTCTGCCAACGACAGCCTTGCCAGGGTAGCCCAGACGCCTGCCGTCAAGGCTCAGAAGAAGCTGCTCAACCTGATGGTCCTCCATCCTCACATGTCAACGACCGATCTGAAGCAGGTACAATGCCCTACCCTGGTCATTGGTGGCGATAATGATGTAATCCTACCCACCCATACGCTTGCCATTGCCCAGGCTATTCCACAGGCGAATCTATGGATTTTACCCAATTCAGGTCATTCGACGCTTATCCGTTACAAGGATACGTTTAATCAGACCGTAGGCGATTTCTTCAAAACCCCTTACCGGCCCATAAAAGGCATGGCAAAACTCGAATGACACGTCCTCAATACAACCAAACTATACAACCATGAAACGAATATACCTACCTTTAATAATCAGTCTGCCTCTACTCATACCATCCTTTGTATTGGGCCAAACCACCCCAATAAGTCTAAAAATCAATCCACAACGAATTGAAAGCCGAATTGCTGAATTAGCCAAATTTGGCCGGGATTCACTTGGCAGGGGGTACCGGGTTGCGTATACCAAAGGCGATGTGGAAGGGCGAAACTGGTTTATCGGTCTGATGAAACAGGCAGGACTTAACCCTACCATCGACGCAGCCGGGAATATCATTGGCAAACGGGCAGGAAAAAACGCCACCTTGAAGCCCCTGGCCTTCGGCTCACACATCGACATGGTGCCTGATGGCGGCAACTATGATGGCTGCCTGGGTTCCATTGGCGCGCTGGAAGTGATTGACGTTCTGAACGAACATAAACTGGTAACGGAACATCCGCTGGAAGTGATCATTTTTGCCAATGAAGAAGGGGGCACCATCGGCAGTATGGCCATGGCAGGTCATTTAACCGCGAAGGGCTTACAAGCTGTTACGCAGAGCGGCCTTACCGTAGCGAACGGTATTAAAGCCATTGGCGGCAACCCCGACCATATTCAAGAAGTAGCCCGAAAAAAGGGCGATTTGAGCGCTTTCCTTGAGTTACATATCGAGCAGGGAGGCATTTTAGAAAAAGAGACCATCCAGATCGGCGTGGTAGAAGGTATTGTAGGCATCGAGCATTGGGAAGTTACGGTAGAAGGATTTGCCAACCATGCGGGTACCACGCCCATGAACATGCGGAAAGATGCGCTGCTGGCGGCTTCCCGATTCATTGTGGCCGTTAACGAGGTGGTGACCAGTTATGAAGGCAGGCAAGTAGGCACCGTCGGAAAAATTGCGGCTCAGCCCGGAGCGTATAACGTAATTCCGGGCAAGGTAGTTTTGGGGCTGGAACTACGCG
This window of the Spirosoma aerolatum genome carries:
- a CDS encoding alpha/beta fold hydrolase, which codes for MKQFLLIIIAFLAIRPPVIAQSTLPLASSGKAVYGNNSKAGHYASIRGFRMYYEIYGTGKPLLLIHGNGGSIENFRNQIPYFAKNYKVIAVDSRAQGKSVDPSDSLTYEMMADDFNALLNGLHLDSCYVIGWSDGGIDGLLLAIRHPEKVKKLAITGANLWPDSTAIEPGLFQWIVSANDSLARVAQTPAVKAQKKLLNLMVLHPHMSTTDLKQVQCPTLVIGGDNDVILPTHTLAIAQAIPQANLWILPNSGHSTLIRYKDTFNQTVGDFFKTPYRPIKGMAKLE
- a CDS encoding M20 family metallo-hydrolase, whose amino-acid sequence is MKRIYLPLIISLPLLIPSFVLGQTTPISLKINPQRIESRIAELAKFGRDSLGRGYRVAYTKGDVEGRNWFIGLMKQAGLNPTIDAAGNIIGKRAGKNATLKPLAFGSHIDMVPDGGNYDGCLGSIGALEVIDVLNEHKLVTEHPLEVIIFANEEGGTIGSMAMAGHLTAKGLQAVTQSGLTVANGIKAIGGNPDHIQEVARKKGDLSAFLELHIEQGGILEKETIQIGVVEGIVGIEHWEVTVEGFANHAGTTPMNMRKDALLAASRFIVAVNEVVTSYEGRQVGTVGKIAAQPGAYNVIPGKVVLGLELRDLDYDKIWKLFRDIDKKASAIAMATGTKISFTHQPNPAKPALTEKTIQDKIVASAKSLGLTYKYLPSGAGHDSQEIALIAPVGMIFVPSVNGISHSPKEFTKAVDMTNGVNVLLQTILAIDKAK